One Lasioglossum baleicum chromosome 6, iyLasBale1, whole genome shotgun sequence genomic window carries:
- the 14-3-3zeta gene encoding tyrosine 3-monooxygenase/tryptophan 5-monooxygenase activation protein zeta isoform X1 translates to MSVDKEELVQRAKLAEQAERYDDMAAAMKAVTETGVELSNEERNLLSVAYKNVVGARRSSWRVISSIEQKTEGSERKQQMAKEYREKVEKELREICYDVLELLDKYLIPKASSAESKVFYLKMKGDYYRYLAEVATGETRHAVVDDSQKAYQDAFEISKSKMQPTHPIRLGLALNFSVFYYEILNSPDKACQLAKQAFDDAIAELDTLNEDSYKDSTLIMQLLRDNLTLWTSDTQGEPDEQQEGGDN, encoded by the exons ATGTCCGTGGACAAGGAGGAATTGGTACAGCGCGCGAAGCTCGCCGAACAGGCGGAAAGGTACGATGATATGGCAGCCGCGATGAAGGCGGTCACCGAAACGGGAGTCGAGTTGTCGAACGAAGAGAGGAATCTGCTGTCGGTAGCGTACAAGAATGTCGTCGGCGCGAGACGTAGCTCGTGGCGAGTAATATCCTCCATCGAGCAAAAGACCGAGGGATCCGAGCGCAAACAGCAGATGGCCAAGGAGTACCGGGAAAAGGTTGAAAAGGAGCTACGCGAGATCTGTTACGACGTATTG GAACTCCTCGATAAGTACCTGATCCCCAAGGCTAGCAGTGCCGAGAGCAAAGTATTCTACCTCAAGATGAAGGGCGACTACTACAGGTATCTCGCAGAAGTCGCCACTGGAGAAACCAGACACG CCGTGGTAGACGACAGCCAGAAGGCATACCAGGATGCGTTTGAAATCAGCAAGTCAAAGATGCAGCCTACTCATCCGATCAGGCTAGGTCTCGCCCTCAACTTCTCCGTTTTCTATTACGAGATCCTCAACTCACCAGACAAGGCCTGTCAGCTGGCAAAACAG GCGTTCGATGACGCGATCGCGGAGTTGGACACACTTAACGAAGACAGCTACAAAGATTCCACGCTCATCATGCAACTTCTCCGCGACAACCTCACCCTTTGGACCAGTGACACGCAGGGTGAGCCGGACGAACAACAGGAGGGTGGCGACAACTAA
- the 14-3-3zeta gene encoding tyrosine 3-monooxygenase/tryptophan 5-monooxygenase activation protein zeta isoform X2 — MSVDKEELVQRAKLAEQAERYDDMAAAMKAVTETGVELSNEERNLLSVAYKNVVGARRSSWRVISSIEQKTEGSERKQQMAKEYREKVEKELREICYDVLELLDKYLIPKASSAESKVFYLKMKGDYYRYLAEVATGETRHAVVEDSQKAYQEAFDIAKSKMQPTHPIRLGLALNFSVFYYEIINSPARACHLAKQAFDDAIAELDTLNEDSYKDSTLIMQLLRDNLTLWTSDTQGEPDEQQEGGDN, encoded by the exons ATGTCCGTGGACAAGGAGGAATTGGTACAGCGCGCGAAGCTCGCCGAACAGGCGGAAAGGTACGATGATATGGCAGCCGCGATGAAGGCGGTCACCGAAACGGGAGTCGAGTTGTCGAACGAAGAGAGGAATCTGCTGTCGGTAGCGTACAAGAATGTCGTCGGCGCGAGACGTAGCTCGTGGCGAGTAATATCCTCCATCGAGCAAAAGACCGAGGGATCCGAGCGCAAACAGCAGATGGCCAAGGAGTACCGGGAAAAGGTTGAAAAGGAGCTACGCGAGATCTGTTACGACGTATTG GAACTCCTCGATAAGTACCTGATCCCCAAGGCTAGCAGTGCCGAGAGCAAAGTATTCTACCTCAAGATGAAGGGCGACTACTACAGGTATCTCGCAGAAGTCGCCACTGGAGAAACCAGACACG CGGTTGTCGAGGACTCGCAGAAGGCGTACCAAGAAGCTTTCGACATAGCGAAGTCGAAAATGCAGCCGACACACCCGATCAGGCTCGGTCTTGCTCTGAATTTCTCCGTTTTTTACTATGAAATTATTAATTCTCCGGCCAGGGCTTGCCACCTGGCCAAACAG GCGTTCGATGACGCGATCGCGGAGTTGGACACACTTAACGAAGACAGCTACAAAGATTCCACGCTCATCATGCAACTTCTCCGCGACAACCTCACCCTTTGGACCAGTGACACGCAGGGTGAGCCGGACGAACAACAGGAGGGTGGCGACAACTAA